The following proteins come from a genomic window of Campylobacter coli 76339:
- a CDS encoding Deoxycytidine triphosphate deaminase: MGLKADNWIRKMALEHQMIEPFCEANIGKGVVSYGLSSYGYDIRVGREFKIFTNVNSTVVDPKNFLEENVVDFEGDVCIVPANSFALARTIEYFKMPDDVLAICLGKSTYARCGIIVNVTPFEPGFEGHITIEISNTTPSPAKIYANEGIAQVLFLQGDEKCDTTYKDKKGKYQAQTGITLPRILK; this comes from the coding sequence ATGGGTTTAAAAGCAGACAATTGGATAAGAAAAATGGCGCTCGAACATCAGATGATAGAGCCTTTTTGCGAAGCAAATATAGGTAAAGGCGTAGTAAGCTATGGGCTTTCGAGCTATGGTTATGATATACGCGTGGGGCGTGAATTTAAGATTTTTACCAATGTAAATTCTACCGTAGTGGATCCAAAAAATTTTTTAGAAGAAAATGTGGTGGATTTTGAAGGTGATGTATGCATAGTCCCTGCTAATTCTTTTGCACTTGCTAGAACTATAGAATATTTTAAAATGCCTGATGATGTTTTAGCTATTTGTCTTGGAAAAAGCACCTATGCAAGATGTGGCATCATCGTAAATGTAACTCCTTTTGAACCAGGCTTTGAAGGACATATAACCATAGAAATTTCAAACACTACACCCTCGCCTGCAAAAATTTACGCCAATGAAGGCATTGCACAAGTGTTATTTTTACAAGGTGATGAAAAATGCGATACAACCTACAAAGATAAAAAAGGTAAATATCAAGCTCAAACAGGTATAACTTTGCCAAGAATTTTAAAATAG
- a CDS encoding Glutamyl-tRNA synthetase, whose product MTGKLTTRFAPSPTGYLHIGGLRTALYSYLYARKNKGNFLLRIEDTDLKRNSKEATQAIIEAFKWCGLDYDGEVTYQSERFDLYKKYIQKLLDEGKAYYCYMSKEELDELRAKQEAAKERPRYDGRYREFTGTPPANIEPVVRIKAPQEGEICFIDGVKGEVKFKVEDILDDFIIARSDGSPTYNFTVVIDDALMGVSDVIRGDDHLSNTPKQIVLYEALGFEIPKFYHVAMIHGEDGKKLSKRHGATDVMEYKAMGILPQALLNFLVRLGWSHGDDEVFSLEDLKKLFDPNHINKSASCYNFKKLEWLNAHYIKTLPFEEINRQLKDLGFDLSVYEKAGFLLDLLRERAKTLLEVISGAKSIVEAPQNYDENAINKFINESNLLLLQNYANELNEEKSAKDFEEFTNEFLQKNEVKLKDLAQPIRIALTGSAVSPSIFEVLEFLGVNECKKRIEKFLKFKGKQ is encoded by the coding sequence ATGACAGGAAAACTTACGACTCGTTTCGCCCCAAGCCCTACAGGATATTTGCATATAGGTGGTTTAAGAACTGCTCTTTATAGTTATTTGTATGCAAGGAAAAATAAGGGTAATTTTTTACTTCGTATTGAAGATACGGATTTAAAAAGAAATTCTAAAGAAGCTACGCAAGCTATCATAGAAGCCTTTAAATGGTGTGGTTTGGATTATGATGGTGAGGTAACTTACCAATCCGAACGCTTTGATCTTTATAAAAAATATATACAAAAACTTTTAGATGAAGGCAAGGCTTATTATTGTTATATGAGCAAAGAAGAGCTTGATGAGCTTCGCGCTAAGCAAGAAGCGGCTAAAGAGCGACCAAGATATGATGGTAGATATAGAGAATTTACAGGTACTCCTCCAGCAAATATAGAACCTGTAGTGCGTATAAAAGCTCCTCAAGAGGGTGAAATTTGCTTTATAGATGGTGTTAAAGGGGAAGTAAAATTTAAAGTAGAAGATATTTTAGATGATTTTATCATAGCAAGAAGCGATGGAAGTCCTACTTATAATTTTACGGTTGTAATCGATGATGCTTTAATGGGAGTAAGTGATGTGATTAGAGGAGATGATCATCTTTCAAATACCCCTAAGCAAATCGTGCTTTATGAGGCTTTGGGATTTGAAATTCCTAAATTTTACCATGTAGCTATGATACATGGAGAAGATGGTAAAAAGCTTTCAAAAAGGCACGGAGCAACCGATGTGATGGAATACAAAGCTATGGGAATTTTACCTCAAGCTTTATTAAACTTTTTGGTGCGTTTGGGTTGGAGTCATGGCGATGATGAGGTTTTTTCTTTAGAAGATCTTAAAAAGCTTTTTGACCCTAATCATATTAATAAAAGTGCTTCTTGTTATAATTTTAAAAAGCTTGAATGGCTCAATGCACATTATATTAAAACCTTGCCTTTTGAAGAGATTAACCGTCAATTAAAAGATCTTGGTTTTGATTTAAGCGTTTATGAAAAAGCAGGATTTTTGCTAGATTTATTAAGAGAACGTGCAAAAACTTTACTTGAAGTTATAAGTGGGGCTAAAAGTATTGTTGAAGCGCCGCAAAATTATGATGAAAATGCTATAAATAAATTTATAAACGAAAGCAATCTTTTGTTGCTTCAAAACTATGCAAACGAACTAAATGAAGAAAAGAGTGCAAAAGATTTTGAAGAATTTACTAATGAATTCTTACAAAAAAATGAGGTAAAATTAAAAGATTTGGCTCAGCCTATACGCATAGCTCTAACAGGAAGTGCGGTCAGTCCTAGTATCTTTGAAGTTTTAGAGTTTTTAGGTGTCAATGAATGTAAAAAAAGAATAGAAAAATTTTTGAAATTTAAAGGAAAACAATGA
- a CDS encoding NADP-dependent malic enzyme: protein MNLKEEALKYHLGGKIDIKPSKPMNSSHDLSLAYSPGVAEPCIEIASNNELAYTYTNKANLVAIVSDGSAVLGLGNIGAQASKPVMEGKACLFKKFADVNAYDLEIEAHSVEEIVAFCRAIAPTFGGINLEDISAPKCFEIEAALQDLGIPVMHDDQHGTAIISTAGLMNAMEISGKKFEDIKVVVSGAGAAGIASARMYRNLGVKNIILVDSKGVVNKKRTDLNQYKLEFVSDTQADTLKEAMKDADVFLGLSAPKILDDEMILSMAKDPVIFALANPIPEVMPEDVARLRKDAIVGTGRSDYPNQINNVLGFPFIFRGALDVRATKITENMKVAAARALADLAKSPVSNAVKNAYNISHLEFGKDYVIPKPFDERVKAVVSTAVAAAAVKDGVALLKEFDEKAYFESLK, encoded by the coding sequence ATGAATTTAAAAGAAGAAGCATTAAAATATCACTTAGGCGGAAAGATAGATATAAAACCATCAAAGCCTATGAATTCAAGCCATGATTTATCTTTGGCTTATAGTCCAGGTGTTGCAGAACCTTGCATCGAAATCGCTTCTAATAATGAACTTGCTTACACTTATACAAATAAAGCAAATTTGGTAGCTATCGTTAGCGATGGTTCTGCGGTTTTAGGCCTTGGAAATATCGGTGCACAAGCTTCTAAGCCAGTTATGGAAGGCAAGGCTTGCTTGTTTAAAAAATTTGCTGATGTGAATGCATATGATTTAGAGATCGAAGCGCATAGTGTTGAAGAAATCGTTGCTTTTTGTAGAGCTATAGCACCTACTTTTGGAGGAATCAATTTAGAAGATATTTCAGCGCCTAAATGTTTTGAAATCGAAGCAGCTTTGCAGGATTTAGGAATTCCTGTAATGCATGATGATCAGCATGGAACTGCTATCATTTCAACTGCAGGACTTATGAATGCTATGGAGATAAGCGGTAAAAAATTTGAAGATATTAAAGTTGTTGTAAGTGGAGCAGGGGCTGCAGGTATTGCTAGTGCTAGGATGTATAGAAATTTAGGTGTTAAAAATATCATTCTTGTAGATAGCAAGGGTGTAGTCAATAAAAAAAGAACAGATCTAAATCAATACAAACTTGAATTTGTAAGCGATACACAAGCAGATACTTTAAAAGAAGCTATGAAGGATGCGGATGTGTTTTTAGGGCTTAGTGCACCAAAGATACTAGATGATGAGATGATTTTATCTATGGCAAAAGATCCTGTTATCTTTGCCTTGGCAAATCCTATTCCAGAAGTTATGCCTGAGGATGTGGCAAGACTTAGAAAAGATGCTATCGTAGGAACAGGAAGAAGTGATTATCCTAATCAAATCAACAATGTTTTAGGCTTTCCTTTTATTTTCCGTGGAGCTTTAGATGTGCGTGCAACAAAAATTACTGAAAATATGAAAGTAGCTGCAGCAAGAGCTTTGGCGGATTTAGCAAAATCACCAGTAAGTAATGCGGTTAAAAATGCTTACAATATAAGCCATTTAGAATTTGGGAAAGATTATGTTATTCCAAAACCTTTTGATGAAAGAGTGAAAGCTGTTGTAAGTACTGCAGTGGCTGCTGCGGCCGTAAAAGATGGAGTAGCTTTACTTAAAGAATTTGATGAGAAAGCATATTTTGAAAGTTTAAAATGA
- a CDS encoding UDP-GlcNAc-specific C4,6 dehydratase/C5 epimerase (PseB, first step of pseudaminic acid biosynthesis): MFNGKNILITGGTGSFGKTYTKILLENYKPNKIIIYSRDELKQFEMSSIFNANCMRYFIGDVRDKERLSVAMRDVDFVIHAAAMKHVPVAEYNPMECIKTNIHGAQNVIDACFENGVKKCIALSTDKACNPVNLYGATKLASDKLFVAANNIAGNKQTRFSVTRYGNVVGSRGSVVPFFKKLIAQGAKELPITDTRMTRFWISLEDGVKFVLSNFERMHGGEIFIPKIPSMKITDLAHALAPNLSHKIIGIRAGEKLHEIMISSDDSHLTYEFENYYAISPSIKLVDQESDFSINALGEKGQKTKDGFSYSSDNNPQWASEKELLDIINHTEGF; encoded by the coding sequence ATGTTTAATGGAAAAAATATCTTAATTACTGGCGGTACAGGCTCTTTTGGAAAAACCTATACTAAAATTTTATTAGAAAATTATAAGCCTAATAAAATCATCATCTATTCTCGTGATGAATTAAAGCAATTTGAAATGTCAAGCATTTTTAATGCCAATTGCATGCGTTATTTTATAGGTGATGTAAGAGATAAAGAACGCTTAAGCGTTGCTATGCGTGATGTAGATTTTGTTATACATGCTGCTGCGATGAAACATGTTCCTGTTGCTGAATATAATCCCATGGAATGTATCAAAACCAATATCCATGGTGCCCAAAATGTGATCGATGCTTGTTTTGAAAATGGGGTAAAAAAATGTATTGCTCTAAGTACGGATAAAGCTTGCAATCCTGTAAATTTATATGGTGCTACCAAACTTGCAAGCGATAAACTTTTTGTTGCTGCAAACAATATAGCAGGCAATAAACAAACACGATTTAGTGTTACAAGATATGGAAATGTAGTAGGCTCAAGAGGCTCGGTGGTGCCTTTTTTTAAAAAGCTTATCGCGCAGGGTGCTAAAGAGCTTCCTATCACAGATACCAGAATGACTCGTTTTTGGATTTCTCTTGAAGATGGAGTAAAATTTGTATTGAGTAATTTTGAAAGAATGCATGGGGGAGAAATTTTTATCCCCAAAATTCCTTCGATGAAAATTACGGATCTAGCTCACGCTCTAGCTCCTAATTTAAGCCATAAAATCATAGGTATAAGGGCAGGAGAAAAACTTCATGAAATTATGATTTCAAGTGATGATAGTCATTTAACCTATGAATTTGAAAACTATTACGCTATAAGTCCTAGCATCAAGCTTGTAGATCAAGAGAGTGATTTTAGCATCAATGCCTTAGGCGAAAAAGGACAAAAAACAAAAGATGGATTTTCTTATAGCTCAGATAACAATCCACAATGGGCAAGCGAAAAAGAGCTTTTAGATATCATCAACCATACTGAAGGTTTTTAA
- a CDS encoding Biotin carboxyl carrier protein of acetyl-CoA carboxylase — protein MTKEEIKELVNLFAEANISKIKIKEQDGFEIELERDMCCDVPAPLACPPVPAPQPINVNVVNEAQPSSTKSNKPSINSPMVGTFYQAPSPGAAPFVKVGSSVKKGDTIAIIEAMKIMNEIEAEFDCRIVEILVADGQPVEFGMPLFTVEKL, from the coding sequence ATGACAAAAGAAGAGATTAAAGAATTAGTAAATTTATTTGCCGAAGCTAATATCAGTAAAATAAAAATCAAAGAACAAGATGGATTTGAAATCGAACTTGAAAGAGATATGTGTTGTGATGTTCCAGCTCCTTTGGCTTGTCCACCTGTTCCAGCTCCACAACCTATAAATGTTAATGTAGTTAATGAAGCGCAACCTTCAAGCACAAAATCAAATAAACCAAGTATAAACAGCCCTATGGTAGGTACTTTCTACCAAGCTCCAAGCCCAGGCGCAGCTCCTTTTGTGAAAGTGGGCAGTTCAGTTAAAAAAGGTGATACTATCGCTATCATCGAAGCGATGAAAATCATGAATGAGATCGAAGCTGAATTTGATTGTAGAATAGTAGAAATTTTAGTTGCAGACGGTCAGCCTGTAGAATTTGGCATGCCTTTATTTACGGTGGAGAAATTATAA
- a CDS encoding Biotin carboxylase of acetyl-CoA carboxylase: MEIKSILIANRGEIALRALRTIKEMGKKAICVYSEADKDALYLKYADASICIGKARSSESYLNIPAIISAAEIAEADAIFPGYGFLSENQTFVEICAKHNIKFIGPSVEAMNLMSDKSKAKQVMQRAGVPVIPGSDGALAGAEAAKKLAKEIGYPVILKAAAGGGGRGMRVVEHEKDLEKAYWSAESEAMTAFGDGTMYMEKYIQNPRHIEVQIIGDSFGNVIHIGERDCSMQRRHQKLIEESPAILLDEKTRARLHETAVKAAKAISYEGAGTFEFLVDKNLDFYFIEMNTRLQVEHCVSEMVSGIDIIEQMIKVAEGYALPSQENVKLKGHSIECRITAEDPKTFLPSPGKIIKYIPPAGRNVRMESHCYQDYSVPPYYDSMIGKLVVWAEDRNKAISKMKVALDELIIGGIKTTKDFHLAMMDNPDFISNNYDTNYLARH, translated from the coding sequence ATGGAAATTAAAAGCATTTTAATTGCTAATCGTGGAGAAATAGCACTTCGAGCTTTAAGAACAATCAAAGAAATGGGAAAAAAAGCAATTTGCGTTTATTCTGAAGCAGATAAAGATGCTTTGTATTTAAAATATGCAGATGCAAGCATTTGTATAGGAAAAGCAAGAAGTTCTGAAAGTTATCTCAATATACCTGCTATTATTTCAGCAGCTGAAATTGCAGAAGCGGATGCGATTTTTCCAGGTTATGGATTTTTAAGCGAAAATCAAACTTTTGTTGAAATTTGTGCTAAGCACAATATCAAATTTATAGGACCTTCAGTTGAAGCTATGAATTTGATGAGTGATAAATCAAAAGCTAAACAAGTGATGCAAAGAGCAGGGGTTCCTGTTATACCAGGAAGTGATGGGGCTTTAGCAGGTGCTGAAGCAGCTAAAAAACTTGCTAAAGAGATCGGCTATCCTGTGATTTTAAAAGCAGCAGCTGGGGGTGGAGGTCGTGGAATGCGCGTAGTGGAGCACGAAAAAGACCTTGAAAAAGCATATTGGTCAGCCGAAAGTGAAGCAATGACAGCTTTTGGTGATGGGACTATGTATATGGAAAAATATATACAAAATCCACGCCATATAGAAGTTCAAATCATTGGAGATAGTTTTGGAAATGTGATCCATATTGGTGAGAGAGATTGCTCTATGCAAAGACGCCATCAAAAACTTATAGAAGAATCTCCGGCAATTTTGCTTGATGAGAAAACCCGTGCAAGACTTCATGAAACAGCAGTAAAAGCTGCTAAAGCTATAAGTTATGAGGGTGCAGGAACTTTTGAATTTTTAGTAGATAAAAATTTGGATTTTTATTTTATAGAGATGAATACGCGTTTGCAAGTTGAGCATTGTGTGAGTGAAATGGTAAGCGGGATTGATATTATTGAGCAAATGATCAAAGTAGCTGAAGGCTATGCTTTACCATCTCAAGAAAATGTAAAATTAAAAGGACATTCTATAGAATGTAGAATCACAGCTGAAGATCCTAAGACTTTCTTGCCAAGTCCAGGTAAAATCATAAAATATATTCCACCTGCAGGACGCAATGTTAGAATGGAAAGTCATTGCTATCAAGATTACAGCGTGCCACCGTATTATGATTCTATGATAGGAAAACTTGTGGTTTGGGCAGAAGATCGCAACAAAGCTATTTCAAAAATGAAAGTGGCTTTAGATGAGTTGATTATAGGTGGGATTAAAACTACTAAAGATTTTCATCTTGCAATGATGGATAATCCTGATTTTATTAGTAACAATTACGATACTAACTATCTTGCTAGACATTAA
- a CDS encoding Long-chain-fatty-acid--CoA ligase: MTTHIYNFLEKSLANFSEKTAFIEPFAKERKEITYKDFDLSSKKVASEILRKLGNDSPTQSPVLIILPKGIDCLISFFGVALSGNFYTLLDEKSPKERVEKVIEILKPKLFITSKELKFDLALPTLYTEDFESFNIDENLIQIAKEKHIDTNLLYVFFTSGSTGIPKGVSIAHKSVIDYTFWVCETFKFDENEILANQAPFYFDNSILDIFSSVKAGATLHLLPNHLFAFPNKILDCLEKEKVSAIFWVPSVLIYFANTNAVKASILKNLKKVLFCGEIMPNKQLNIWRKHLSDTLFANLYGPTEITDVCSFYIVDREFKDEELLPIGKACKNTELLVFDENMNLINPKQTGIKGELYVRGTSLSLGYYNDKEKTQKAFIQNPLHDNYLDLLYKTGDIVAYNERGELLCYGRADNQIKYMGHRIELGEIESVINSHPKVKNSACIFKEDIVCFYESEEEIDFKVFLKEKLPGYMVPKNFIKLDSFKLNQNGKIDRKVLGEII, translated from the coding sequence ATGACCACCCACATCTACAACTTTTTAGAAAAAAGCCTTGCTAATTTTAGTGAAAAAACTGCTTTTATAGAACCCTTTGCCAAAGAAAGAAAAGAAATCACTTATAAAGACTTTGATCTTTCTTCTAAAAAAGTAGCCAGTGAAATTTTAAGAAAATTAGGAAATGATAGTCCCACTCAAAGCCCTGTTTTAATAATACTACCCAAAGGAATTGATTGTTTGATTTCATTCTTTGGAGTGGCACTCAGTGGAAATTTTTATACACTTTTAGATGAAAAAAGTCCTAAAGAAAGAGTAGAAAAAGTCATAGAGATTTTAAAGCCTAAGCTTTTCATCACTTCAAAAGAATTAAAATTTGATTTAGCTTTACCTACACTTTACACAGAAGATTTTGAAAGTTTTAACATAGATGAAAACTTAATCCAAATTGCCAAAGAAAAACATATCGATACTAATTTACTCTATGTATTTTTTACAAGTGGAAGTACGGGAATTCCAAAAGGAGTAAGCATAGCACATAAGAGTGTAATTGATTATACTTTTTGGGTGTGCGAAACTTTCAAATTCGATGAAAATGAGATTTTAGCCAATCAAGCACCATTTTATTTTGACAATAGTATTTTAGATATTTTTTCAAGCGTAAAAGCAGGAGCAACCTTACACCTTTTACCTAATCATCTTTTTGCTTTTCCAAATAAAATTTTAGATTGCCTAGAAAAAGAAAAGGTTAGCGCTATATTTTGGGTACCTTCGGTACTAATTTATTTTGCAAATACCAATGCAGTAAAAGCTTCTATTCTAAAAAACTTAAAAAAGGTGTTATTTTGCGGAGAAATCATGCCTAATAAACAATTAAACATTTGGCGTAAACATTTATCCGATACGCTTTTCGCCAATCTTTATGGCCCTACAGAAATCACCGATGTATGTTCTTTTTATATAGTGGATCGCGAATTTAAAGATGAAGAGCTTTTACCCATAGGCAAAGCTTGTAAAAATACAGAACTTTTAGTCTTTGATGAAAATATGAATTTGATAAATCCTAAGCAAACAGGCATAAAAGGTGAACTGTATGTGAGAGGAACTTCTTTGTCTTTAGGATATTACAACGATAAAGAAAAAACACAAAAAGCTTTTATTCAAAATCCTTTACACGATAATTACCTAGATCTTTTATATAAAACAGGCGATATAGTCGCTTATAATGAACGAGGTGAGCTTTTATGCTATGGACGTGCAGACAATCAGATCAAATACATGGGGCACCGCATTGAGCTTGGAGAAATAGAAAGCGTGATTAACTCTCATCCAAAAGTCAAAAATAGTGCTTGTATTTTTAAAGAAGATATTGTTTGTTTTTATGAAAGCGAAGAAGAAATTGATTTTAAGGTCTTTTTAAAAGAAAAATTGCCTGGCTACATGGTCCCAAAAAATTTCATAAAGCTTGATAGTTTTAAGCTTAATCAAAATGGAAAAATTGATAGAAAGGTGTTGGGTGAAATTATTTAG
- a CDS encoding Aminoglycoside N3'-acetyltransferase, protein MKYFLEYNDKKYSNRDLIDTFLKLGIKKGDILCVHTELFNFGIPLLPKNEFLQTILDSFFEVIGKEGTLIMPTFTYSFCKNEVYDKLNSKTKVGVLNEFFRKQEGVKRTNDPIFSFAIKGTKEELFLKDTTSCFGENSVYDILTKENGKYMIFGLNQGHALVHYAEEKNTTFCRYFKKFKGTLINEKSEEKTITINYYVRDLQQSYLCDIDKINSIIQKTHDYKKMNFAKNFIEIYNAKEYIQALCKSLNNNKLAIYKKIEDETIL, encoded by the coding sequence ATGAAATATTTTTTAGAATACAATGATAAAAAATACTCTAATAGAGATTTAATAGATACTTTTCTTAAGTTAGGTATAAAAAAAGGTGATATTTTATGTGTACATACTGAACTTTTTAATTTTGGAATACCCTTGCTTCCAAAAAATGAATTTTTACAAACTATACTAGATTCTTTCTTTGAAGTAATAGGCAAAGAAGGAACTTTAATCATGCCAACCTTTACTTATAGTTTTTGTAAAAATGAGGTTTATGATAAACTAAATTCCAAAACAAAAGTGGGAGTATTAAATGAGTTTTTTAGAAAACAAGAAGGGGTAAAACGCACAAATGACCCTATTTTTTCTTTTGCTATAAAAGGTACTAAAGAAGAATTATTTTTAAAAGATACTACAAGTTGTTTTGGAGAAAATTCCGTATATGATATTTTAACCAAGGAAAATGGAAAATATATGATTTTTGGCTTAAACCAAGGACATGCTTTAGTTCATTATGCAGAAGAAAAAAATACAACTTTTTGCAGATATTTTAAAAAATTTAAAGGCACTCTAATAAATGAAAAAAGCGAAGAAAAAACAATAACCATTAATTATTATGTTAGAGATTTGCAACAATCTTATTTATGTGATATTGATAAAATTAATTCTATAATTCAAAAAACACACGATTATAAAAAAATGAATTTTGCTAAAAATTTTATAGAAATTTATAATGCTAAAGAGTATATTCAAGCACTATGCAAATCCTTAAATAATAATAAATTAGCTATATATAAGAAGATAGAAGATGAAACAATTTTATGA
- a CDS encoding Possible periplasmic protein gives MLFFISLTHANTINAIAVVVDKEPITTYDIERTMKTLNIPKNQALGILINEKMELSQMKQFGIYTSELELDNAIDKMLKQNKTSLQSFKKDLQAKGQNYEQFRNNFKKDLEKRKLYERITNTAKTDFSDEGAKNFFEQNKNKFTFFTEIKANIYRSNNAQDLENIKATKKALLKAEKVTLTPSNSDPRLLGLLSSIPLGNFSPVLNSQKGYEIYQVNDKAKGQIPEYHQIKNEVLNAYVSEQRQNYIQDYFDKLRSKINIEYLK, from the coding sequence TTGCTATTTTTTATAAGTTTAACTCATGCAAATACTATAAATGCGATTGCTGTAGTGGTGGATAAAGAGCCTATTACAACCTACGATATAGAGCGAACTATGAAAACTCTAAATATACCTAAAAATCAGGCTTTGGGGATTTTGATTAATGAAAAAATGGAACTTTCGCAAATGAAACAATTTGGAATTTATACAAGCGAACTTGAGCTTGATAATGCCATTGATAAAATGTTAAAGCAAAATAAAACCTCACTTCAGAGCTTTAAAAAAGATTTGCAAGCTAAAGGACAAAATTACGAACAATTTCGTAATAATTTTAAAAAAGATCTTGAAAAAAGAAAACTTTATGAAAGAATTACTAACACAGCTAAAACCGATTTTAGCGATGAAGGTGCTAAAAATTTTTTCGAACAAAATAAAAACAAATTTACATTTTTTACCGAAATTAAAGCAAATATCTATCGCTCCAATAATGCTCAGGATTTAGAAAATATAAAAGCCACCAAAAAAGCTTTACTTAAAGCAGAAAAAGTCACTCTAACTCCTAGCAATTCAGATCCAAGACTTTTAGGACTTTTATCGTCCATACCTTTAGGAAATTTTTCCCCTGTTTTAAATTCGCAAAAGGGTTATGAAATATATCAAGTAAATGATAAAGCTAAGGGACAAATTCCAGAATATCATCAAATCAAAAATGAAGTACTCAATGCCTATGTAAGCGAGCAAAGACAAAATTATATACAAGATTATTTTGATAAATTGCGTTCAAAAATCAATATAGAATATTTAAAATAA
- a CDS encoding C4 aminotransferase specific for PseB product (PseC, second step of pseudaminic acid biosynthesis), which produces MITYSHQNIDQSDIEAVLSALKGEFLTGGKKVDEFEEALCEYIGVKHACVLNSATSALHLAYTALNVKNKIVLTTPLTFAATANAALMAGAKVEFIDIKNDGNIDENKLEARLVKNSTDIGAISVVDFGGNSVEMDEILNLAKKYNIPLIDDASHALGSEYKGKKVGSMADLSIFSFHPVKPITTFEGGAVVSNNEELISKIKLLRSHGIVKKRLWDSDMCDLGYNYRLSDVACALGINQLKKLDHNLKKREEIANFYDKEFEKNPYFSTIKIKDYKKSSRHLYPILLFPEFYCPKEEIFENLLKAGLGVQVHYKPTYEFSFYKKLLGEIRLKNADNFYKAEISIPCHQEMSLKDAKFVRDTLFSILEKF; this is translated from the coding sequence ATGATTACTTATTCTCACCAAAATATCGATCAAAGCGATATAGAAGCGGTTTTAAGCGCGCTAAAGGGTGAATTTTTAACCGGTGGCAAAAAAGTCGATGAATTTGAAGAAGCACTTTGCGAATACATAGGCGTTAAGCACGCTTGTGTGTTAAATTCAGCCACCTCCGCTCTTCATCTTGCCTATACAGCTTTAAATGTCAAAAACAAAATAGTCTTAACCACTCCTTTAACTTTTGCAGCTACGGCTAATGCAGCTTTAATGGCAGGAGCAAAAGTAGAATTTATCGATATTAAAAATGATGGCAATATCGATGAGAACAAGCTCGAAGCAAGGCTTGTAAAAAATAGCACCGATATAGGAGCTATAAGCGTGGTGGATTTTGGGGGTAATAGTGTTGAAATGGATGAGATTTTAAATCTTGCCAAAAAATACAATATCCCTTTAATTGATGATGCAAGTCATGCTTTAGGCAGTGAGTATAAGGGTAAAAAAGTGGGTTCTATGGCGGATTTAAGCATTTTTTCTTTTCACCCTGTTAAGCCTATTACCACTTTTGAGGGGGGTGCTGTAGTAAGCAATAATGAAGAATTAATCTCTAAAATAAAACTTTTAAGAAGCCATGGTATCGTTAAAAAAAGGCTTTGGGATAGCGATATGTGTGATCTTGGTTATAATTATCGCTTAAGCGATGTTGCTTGTGCTTTAGGGATAAATCAACTTAAAAAACTAGATCACAATCTTAAAAAACGCGAAGAAATTGCAAATTTTTATGATAAAGAATTTGAAAAAAATCCTTATTTTTCTACTATAAAAATCAAAGATTATAAAAAAAGTTCAAGACATTTATATCCTATTTTGCTCTTTCCGGAATTTTATTGTCCAAAAGAAGAAATTTTTGAAAATTTGCTTAAAGCTGGGCTGGGTGTACAAGTGCATTATAAACCTACTTATGAGTTTAGTTTTTATAAAAAACTCTTAGGAGAAATAAGACTTAAAAATGCAGATAATTTTTACAAAGCCGAAATTAGCATACCTTGTCATCAAGAAATGAGCTTAAAAGATGCAAAATTTGTAAGAGATACTTTATTTAGTATACTCGAAAAATTTTAA